The Impatiens glandulifera chromosome 3, dImpGla2.1, whole genome shotgun sequence genome contains a region encoding:
- the LOC124928915 gene encoding mushroom body large-type Kenyon cell-specific protein 1-like isoform X4 — MMGKKSKVELPEGWIESINASHGRKVKIYTNVETGKKFYAKTEVMRYINRNNITQESPQQPAQWSSPQQPTPLQQVQWSPPQQPTPLQPTPLQQVRWSTPPQTSQQERVTTEDEANNGTLPTNEMLDGLPSGWRIEVKSCKSGAHKGREYKSYVDPSTGRKFYSKPEVLQYLKSVEHGDMTFNRKKRKRGPKNSSPGKPNEPVDDSPSKQKPDDSISKEMNTADATPSELTERTDASLDNENRTPGWLPSGWKIELKTKKKGNKYKCFIDPTTGFKFYSKPEVLMFLNGGERVAWSRKKNFFSHRKPTKKFDVNQVSRDNFAEELKGTPSRETTNSKRLSTKQKQKTFNKDLGKHVTIERSTPDKLPSGWIKEIKIQTEGNNIRKDPFYTDPVSGYVFRSQTDALRYLETGDINACAIRPKKRDELDWLSGDINSSTAAGSQKSQDEDTKRKLFEGKQTSISGSLETKSTKRSTRQSLLRSSENNEKETPEGNLEEERPKNDPHPKSMASGITEAKTELPAVDGNQRRGRKKAYTGTMKRKTNLPCRSSKRLSASKTGTIEEEPVQTEPETNSVKPSLAETLNEALGIEEEDVVEEAAVENNPNPYPSPNVPIKETYNKRVENNNNNQEQQQKQQQQQQQQQQQQQQQQQQQQQQQQKQQQQQKQQQQQQQQQQQQQQEQQQQQQEVDLYHQLGGSSSISISSSWPEMTKEPTWLMNPPPLDFSFKTTLGSNADEQGPVVQDYFQQEADAANKKVDLGAPGFTSFNFFQGNAAAPAPYNFLQTSPSISISSQSPPANPLFYSGIMPPPHQSPQNLMFPPASNNTQNHQSPSHPMYPHGGFGFGFQ; from the exons TATGCGCTATATTAACAGGAACAACATTACACAAGAGAGTCCTCAACAACCGGCTCAATGGAGCTCTCCTCAACAGCCAACTCCTCTACAACAGGTTCAGTGGAGCCCTCCTCAACAGCCAACTCCTCTACAGCCAACTCCACTACAACAGGTTCGGTGGAGCACTCCGCCACAGACAAGTCAGCAAGAGAGGGTGACCACAGAAGATGAAGCTAATAACGGAACATTGCCA ACAAATGAAATGCTGGACGGGTTGCCTTCTGGATGGAGAATCGAGGTCAAATCTTGTAAGAGTGGTGCACATAAAGGGAGAGAGTACAAG TCATACGTTGATCCATCAACTGGTCGGAAATTCTATTCAAAGCCGGAAGTGTTGCAGTATCTCAAAAGTGTAGAACATGGGGACATGACATTCAacagaaagaaaagaaaacgtGGTCCTAAAAATAGCTCTCCAGGCAAACCAAACGAACCAGTAGATGACTCACCTAGCAAACAGAAGCCAGATGATTCAATTAGCAAAGAAATGAACACCGCAGATGCTACTCCTTCTGAATTGACTGAGAGGACAGATGCTTCTCTTGACAAT GAAAATCGAACTCCTGGATGGCTGCCTTCTGGATGGAAAATAGAGTTGAAGACTAAAAAGAAGGGTAACAAATACAAG TGCTTTATTGATCCAACAACAGGGTTCAAATTCTATTCTAAGCCAGAagttttgatgtttttaaatgGGGGAGAGCGTGTTGCGTGGTCAAGGAAAAAGAattttttctctcatcgaaAACCAACAAAAAAG TTTGATGTTAATCAAGTTTCCAGGGACAATTTTGCTGAGGAACTTAAGGGTACCCCTAGTCGGGAAACAACAAATTCAAAGAGATTGTCCACTAAACAGAAGCAAAAAACTTTTAACAAAGACTTGGGGAAACAT GTTACTATTGAGCGGAGCACACCTGATAAGCTTCCTTCAGGTTGGATAAAGGAGATCAAGATTCAAACGGAAGGAAACAACATCAGAAAAGATCCG TTCTACACAGATCCTGTAAGTGGATATGTATTTCGTTCTCAAACTGACGCGCTTCGCTATCTGGAAACTGGAGACATCAATGCATGTGCAATCAGACCAAAGAAAAGGGATGAGTTGGATTGGCTAAGTGGAGATATCAAT TCTTCAACGGCAGCTGGTAGTCAGAAATCGCAGGATGAAGATACTAAGAGAAAGCTTTTCGAAG GTAAACAAACTTCAATCTCAGGTAGTTTGGAAACAAAGAGTACCAAGCGATCCACAAGACAAAGCCTGCTCAGATCCTCTGAAAACAATGAGAAGGAAACTCCTGAAGGCAATTTGGAAGAGGAGAGGCCTAAAAATGACCCACACCCAAAATCTATGGCCTCAGGGATAACAGAAGCCAAGACTGAACTGCCGGCAGTGGATGGGAATCAAAGGAGAGGCAGAAAGAAAGCTTATACTGGTActatgaaaagaaaaacaaatttgcCTTGTCGTTCTTCAAAACGACTCTCGGCCTCCAAAACAGGAACAATTGAGGAGGAGCCGGTTCAAACAGAACCTGAAACTAATAGTGTGAAACCATCTCTGGCTGAGACACTGAATGAGGCATTGGGAATTGAAGAGGAGGATGTAGTGGAAGAAGCTGCTGTTGAAAATAATCCTAATCCTTATCCAAGTCCAAATGTACCAATAAAAGAAACTTACAACAAAAGGGTGgagaacaacaacaacaaccaggAGCAGCAAcagaagcagcagcagcagcagcagcagcagcagcagcagcagcagcagcagcagcaacagcaGCAACAGCAGCAACAGAAGCAACAGCAGCAACAGAAGCAACAGCAACAGCAgcaacagcagcagcagcagcaacaacaggagcagcagcagcagcagcaagaGGTGGACCTCTATCATCAATTAGGAGGATCatcatcaatatcaatatcaTCATCCTGGCCTGAGATGACTAAGGAACCAACTTGGCTAATGAATCCTCCCCCACTAGATTTCTCATTCAAGACTACTCTGGGAAGCAACGCCGACGAACAAGGCCCCGTTGTTCAGGATTACTTCCAACAAGAAGCTGATGCTGCAAATAAGAAAGTGGACTTGGGTGCGCCAGGTTTTACTTCGTTCAACTTTTTTCAAGGAAATGCTGCTGCCCCCGCCCCCTACAACTTTCTTCAGACCAGTCCGTCCATTAGTATCAGTAGCCAATCACCACCTGCAAATCCATTGTTCTACTCTGGAATTATGCCACCACCTCATCAGTCACCCCAAAATCTTATGTTCCCTCCTGCTAGTAACAACACTCAAAACCATCAGTCCCCTTCACATCCCATGTACCCACATGGCGGTTTTGGTTTCGGTTTCCAGTAG
- the LOC124928915 gene encoding mushroom body large-type Kenyon cell-specific protein 1-like isoform X3 has protein sequence MMGKKSKVELPEGWIESINASHGRKVKIYTNVETGKKFYAKTEVMRYINRNNITQESPQQPAQWSSPQQPTPLQQVQWSPPQQPTPLQPTPLQQVRWSTPPQTSQQERVTTEDEANNGTLPTNEMLDGLPSGWRIEVKSCKSGAHKGREYKSYVDPSTGRKFYSKPEVLQYLKSVEHGDMTFNRKKRKRGPKNSSPGKPNEPVDDSPSKQKPDDSISKEMNTADATPSELTERTDASLDNENRTPGWLPSGWKIELKTKKKGNKYKCFIDPTTGFKFYSKPEVLMFLNGGERVAWSRKKNFFSHRKPTKKFDVNQVSRDNFAEELKGTPSRETTNSKRLSTKQKQKTFNKDLGKHVTIERSTPDKLPSGWIKEIKIQTEGNNIRKDPYYTDPVSGYVFRSQTDALRYLETGDINICAIRPKKRDELDWLNGDINSSTAAGSQKSQDEDTKRKLFEGKQTSISGSLETKSTKRSTRQSLLRSSENNEKETPEGNLEEERPKNDPHPKSMASGITEAKTELPAVDGNQRRGRKKAYTGTMKRKTNLPCRSSKRLSASKTGTIEEEPVQTEPETNSVKPSLAETLNEALGIEEEDVVEEAAVENNPNPYPSPNVPIKETYNKRVENNNNNQEQQQKQQQQQQQQQQQQQQQQQQQQQQQQKQQQQQKQQQQQQQQQQQQQQEQQQQQQEVDLYHQLGGSSSISISSSWPEMTKEPTWLMNPPPLDFSFKTTLGSNADEQGPVVQDYFQQEADAANKKVDLGAPGFTSFNFFQGNAAAPAPYNFLQTSPSISISSQSPPANPLFYSGIMPPPHQSPQNLMFPPASNNTQNHQSPSHPMYPHGGFGFGFQ, from the exons TATGCGCTATATTAACAGGAACAACATTACACAAGAGAGTCCTCAACAACCGGCTCAATGGAGCTCTCCTCAACAGCCAACTCCTCTACAACAGGTTCAGTGGAGCCCTCCTCAACAGCCAACTCCTCTACAGCCAACTCCACTACAACAGGTTCGGTGGAGCACTCCGCCACAGACAAGTCAGCAAGAGAGGGTGACCACAGAAGATGAAGCTAATAACGGAACATTGCCA ACAAATGAAATGCTGGACGGGTTGCCTTCTGGATGGAGAATCGAGGTCAAATCTTGTAAGAGTGGTGCACATAAAGGGAGAGAGTACAAG TCATACGTTGATCCATCAACTGGTCGGAAATTCTATTCAAAGCCGGAAGTGTTGCAGTATCTCAAAAGTGTAGAACATGGGGACATGACATTCAacagaaagaaaagaaaacgtGGTCCTAAAAATAGCTCTCCAGGCAAACCAAACGAACCAGTAGATGACTCACCTAGCAAACAGAAGCCAGATGATTCAATTAGCAAAGAAATGAACACCGCAGATGCTACTCCTTCTGAATTGACTGAGAGGACAGATGCTTCTCTTGACAAT GAAAATCGAACTCCTGGATGGCTGCCTTCTGGATGGAAAATAGAGTTGAAGACTAAAAAGAAGGGTAACAAATACAAG TGCTTTATTGATCCAACAACAGGGTTCAAATTCTATTCTAAGCCAGAagttttgatgtttttaaatgGGGGAGAGCGTGTTGCGTGGTCAAGGAAAAAGAattttttctctcatcgaaAACCAACAAAAAAG TTTGATGTTAATCAAGTTTCCAGGGACAATTTTGCTGAGGAACTTAAGGGTACCCCTAGTCGGGAAACAACAAATTCAAAGAGATTGTCCACTAAACAGAAGCAAAAAACTTTTAACAAAGACTTGGGGAAACAT GTTACTATTGAGCGGAGCACACCTGATAAGCTTCCTTCAGGTTGGATAAAGGAGATCAAGATTCAAACGGAAGGAAACAACATCAGAAAAGATCCG TACTACACAGATCCTGTAAGTGGATATGTATTTCGTTCTCAAACTGATGCGCTGCGCTATCTGGAAACTGGAGACATCAATATATGTGCAATCAGACCAAAGAAAAGGGATGAATTGGATTGGCTAAATGGAGATATCAAT TCTTCAACGGCAGCTGGTAGTCAGAAATCGCAGGATGAAGATACTAAGAGAAAGCTTTTCGAAG GTAAACAAACTTCAATCTCAGGTAGTTTGGAAACAAAGAGTACCAAGCGATCCACAAGACAAAGCCTGCTCAGATCCTCTGAAAACAATGAGAAGGAAACTCCTGAAGGCAATTTGGAAGAGGAGAGGCCTAAAAATGACCCACACCCAAAATCTATGGCCTCAGGGATAACAGAAGCCAAGACTGAACTGCCGGCAGTGGATGGGAATCAAAGGAGAGGCAGAAAGAAAGCTTATACTGGTActatgaaaagaaaaacaaatttgcCTTGTCGTTCTTCAAAACGACTCTCGGCCTCCAAAACAGGAACAATTGAGGAGGAGCCGGTTCAAACAGAACCTGAAACTAATAGTGTGAAACCATCTCTGGCTGAGACACTGAATGAGGCATTGGGAATTGAAGAGGAGGATGTAGTGGAAGAAGCTGCTGTTGAAAATAATCCTAATCCTTATCCAAGTCCAAATGTACCAATAAAAGAAACTTACAACAAAAGGGTGgagaacaacaacaacaaccaggAGCAGCAAcagaagcagcagcagcagcagcagcagcagcagcagcagcagcagcagcagcagcaacagcaGCAACAGCAGCAACAGAAGCAACAGCAGCAACAGAAGCAACAGCAACAGCAgcaacagcagcagcagcagcaacaacaggagcagcagcagcagcagcaagaGGTGGACCTCTATCATCAATTAGGAGGATCatcatcaatatcaatatcaTCATCCTGGCCTGAGATGACTAAGGAACCAACTTGGCTAATGAATCCTCCCCCACTAGATTTCTCATTCAAGACTACTCTGGGAAGCAACGCCGACGAACAAGGCCCCGTTGTTCAGGATTACTTCCAACAAGAAGCTGATGCTGCAAATAAGAAAGTGGACTTGGGTGCGCCAGGTTTTACTTCGTTCAACTTTTTTCAAGGAAATGCTGCTGCCCCCGCCCCCTACAACTTTCTTCAGACCAGTCCGTCCATTAGTATCAGTAGCCAATCACCACCTGCAAATCCATTGTTCTACTCTGGAATTATGCCACCACCTCATCAGTCACCCCAAAATCTTATGTTCCCTCCTGCTAGTAACAACACTCAAAACCATCAGTCCCCTTCACATCCCATGTACCCACATGGCGGTTTTGGTTTCGGTTTCCAGTAG
- the LOC124928915 gene encoding uncharacterized protein LOC124928915 isoform X2 produces MMGKKSKVELPEGWIESINASHGRKVKIYTNVETGKKFYAKTEVMRYINRNNITQESPQQPAQWSSPQQPTPLQQVQWSPPQQPTPLQPTPLQQVRWSTPPQTSQQERVTTEDEANNGTLPTNEMLDGLPSGWRIEVKSCKSGAHKGREYKSYVDPSTGRKFYSKPEVLQYLKSVEHGDMTFNRKKRKRGPKNSSPGKPNEPVDDSPSKQKPDDSISKEMNTADATPSELTERTDASLDNENRTPGWLPSGWKIELKTKKKGNKYKCFIDPTTGFKFYSKPEVLMFLNGGERVAWSRKKNFFSHRKPTKKVTIERSTPDKLPSGWIKEIKIQTEGNNIRKDPFYTDPVSGYVFRSQTDALRYLETGDINACAIRPKKRDELDWLSGDINCHVNQVTGDKSAEELKSLPCLETTNSESLAQKQETFVKKLGRNIVIERGTPDKLPSGWIKEIKVQMKGSNIRKDPYYTDPVSGYVFRSQTDALRYLETGDINICAIRPKKRDELDWLNGDINSSTAAGSQKSQDEDTKRKLFEGKQTSISGSLETKSTKRSTRQSLLRSSENNEKETPEGNLEEERPKNDPHPKSMASGITEAKTELPAVDGNQRRGRKKAYTGTMKRKTNLPCRSSKRLSASKTGTIEEEPVQTEPETNSVKPSLAETLNEALGIEEEDVVEEAAVENNPNPYPSPNVPIKETYNKRVENNNNNQEQQQKQQQQQQQQQQQQQQQQQQQQQQQQKQQQQQKQQQQQQQQQQQQQQEQQQQQQEVDLYHQLGGSSSISISSSWPEMTKEPTWLMNPPPLDFSFKTTLGSNADEQGPVVQDYFQQEADAANKKVDLGAPGFTSFNFFQGNAAAPAPYNFLQTSPSISISSQSPPANPLFYSGIMPPPHQSPQNLMFPPASNNTQNHQSPSHPMYPHGGFGFGFQ; encoded by the exons TATGCGCTATATTAACAGGAACAACATTACACAAGAGAGTCCTCAACAACCGGCTCAATGGAGCTCTCCTCAACAGCCAACTCCTCTACAACAGGTTCAGTGGAGCCCTCCTCAACAGCCAACTCCTCTACAGCCAACTCCACTACAACAGGTTCGGTGGAGCACTCCGCCACAGACAAGTCAGCAAGAGAGGGTGACCACAGAAGATGAAGCTAATAACGGAACATTGCCA ACAAATGAAATGCTGGACGGGTTGCCTTCTGGATGGAGAATCGAGGTCAAATCTTGTAAGAGTGGTGCACATAAAGGGAGAGAGTACAAG TCATACGTTGATCCATCAACTGGTCGGAAATTCTATTCAAAGCCGGAAGTGTTGCAGTATCTCAAAAGTGTAGAACATGGGGACATGACATTCAacagaaagaaaagaaaacgtGGTCCTAAAAATAGCTCTCCAGGCAAACCAAACGAACCAGTAGATGACTCACCTAGCAAACAGAAGCCAGATGATTCAATTAGCAAAGAAATGAACACCGCAGATGCTACTCCTTCTGAATTGACTGAGAGGACAGATGCTTCTCTTGACAAT GAAAATCGAACTCCTGGATGGCTGCCTTCTGGATGGAAAATAGAGTTGAAGACTAAAAAGAAGGGTAACAAATACAAG TGCTTTATTGATCCAACAACAGGGTTCAAATTCTATTCTAAGCCAGAagttttgatgtttttaaatgGGGGAGAGCGTGTTGCGTGGTCAAGGAAAAAGAattttttctctcatcgaaAACCAACAAAAAAG GTTACTATTGAGCGGAGCACACCTGATAAGCTTCCTTCAGGTTGGATAAAGGAGATCAAGATTCAAACGGAAGGAAACAACATCAGAAAAGATCCG TTCTACACAGATCCTGTAAGTGGATATGTATTTCGTTCTCAAACTGACGCGCTTCGCTATCTGGAAACTGGAGACATCAATGCATGTGCAATCAGACCAAAGAAAAGGGATGAGTTGGATTGGCTAAGTGGAGATATCAAT TGTCATGTTAATCAAGTGACCGGGGACAAGTCTGCTGAAGAACTTAAGAGCCTCCCTTGTCTGGAAACAACAAATTCGGAGAGCTTGGCACAGAAGCAAGAAACTTTTGTCAAGAAATTGGGGAGAAAT ATTGTTATTGAGCGGGGCACACCTGATAAGCTTCCTTCAGGTTGGATAAAGGAGATCAAGGTTCAAATGAAAGGAAGCAATATCAGAAAAGACCCG TACTACACAGATCCTGTAAGTGGATATGTATTTCGTTCTCAAACTGATGCGCTGCGCTATCTGGAAACTGGAGACATCAATATATGTGCAATCAGACCAAAGAAAAGGGATGAATTGGATTGGCTAAATGGAGATATCAAT TCTTCAACGGCAGCTGGTAGTCAGAAATCGCAGGATGAAGATACTAAGAGAAAGCTTTTCGAAG GTAAACAAACTTCAATCTCAGGTAGTTTGGAAACAAAGAGTACCAAGCGATCCACAAGACAAAGCCTGCTCAGATCCTCTGAAAACAATGAGAAGGAAACTCCTGAAGGCAATTTGGAAGAGGAGAGGCCTAAAAATGACCCACACCCAAAATCTATGGCCTCAGGGATAACAGAAGCCAAGACTGAACTGCCGGCAGTGGATGGGAATCAAAGGAGAGGCAGAAAGAAAGCTTATACTGGTActatgaaaagaaaaacaaatttgcCTTGTCGTTCTTCAAAACGACTCTCGGCCTCCAAAACAGGAACAATTGAGGAGGAGCCGGTTCAAACAGAACCTGAAACTAATAGTGTGAAACCATCTCTGGCTGAGACACTGAATGAGGCATTGGGAATTGAAGAGGAGGATGTAGTGGAAGAAGCTGCTGTTGAAAATAATCCTAATCCTTATCCAAGTCCAAATGTACCAATAAAAGAAACTTACAACAAAAGGGTGgagaacaacaacaacaaccaggAGCAGCAAcagaagcagcagcagcagcagcagcagcagcagcagcagcagcagcagcagcagcaacagcaGCAACAGCAGCAACAGAAGCAACAGCAGCAACAGAAGCAACAGCAACAGCAgcaacagcagcagcagcagcaacaacaggagcagcagcagcagcagcaagaGGTGGACCTCTATCATCAATTAGGAGGATCatcatcaatatcaatatcaTCATCCTGGCCTGAGATGACTAAGGAACCAACTTGGCTAATGAATCCTCCCCCACTAGATTTCTCATTCAAGACTACTCTGGGAAGCAACGCCGACGAACAAGGCCCCGTTGTTCAGGATTACTTCCAACAAGAAGCTGATGCTGCAAATAAGAAAGTGGACTTGGGTGCGCCAGGTTTTACTTCGTTCAACTTTTTTCAAGGAAATGCTGCTGCCCCCGCCCCCTACAACTTTCTTCAGACCAGTCCGTCCATTAGTATCAGTAGCCAATCACCACCTGCAAATCCATTGTTCTACTCTGGAATTATGCCACCACCTCATCAGTCACCCCAAAATCTTATGTTCCCTCCTGCTAGTAACAACACTCAAAACCATCAGTCCCCTTCACATCCCATGTACCCACATGGCGGTTTTGGTTTCGGTTTCCAGTAG
- the LOC124928915 gene encoding inner centromere protein-like isoform X1 — MMGKKSKVELPEGWIESINASHGRKVKIYTNVETGKKFYAKTEVMRYINRNNITQESPQQPAQWSSPQQPTPLQQVQWSPPQQPTPLQPTPLQQVRWSTPPQTSQQERVTTEDEANNGTLPTNEMLDGLPSGWRIEVKSCKSGAHKGREYKSYVDPSTGRKFYSKPEVLQYLKSVEHGDMTFNRKKRKRGPKNSSPGKPNEPVDDSPSKQKPDDSISKEMNTADATPSELTERTDASLDNENRTPGWLPSGWKIELKTKKKGNKYKCFIDPTTGFKFYSKPEVLMFLNGGERVAWSRKKNFFSHRKPTKKFDVNQVSRDNFAEELKGTPSRETTNSKRLSTKQKQKTFNKDLGKHVTIERSTPDKLPSGWIKEIKIQTEGNNIRKDPFYTDPVSGYVFRSQTDALRYLETGDINACAIRPKKRDELDWLSGDINCHVNQVTGDKSAEELKSLPCLETTNSESLAQKQETFVKKLGRNIVIERGTPDKLPSGWIKEIKVQMKGSNIRKDPYYTDPVSGYVFRSQTDALRYLETGDINICAIRPKKRDELDWLNGDINSSTAAGSQKSQDEDTKRKLFEGKQTSISGSLETKSTKRSTRQSLLRSSENNEKETPEGNLEEERPKNDPHPKSMASGITEAKTELPAVDGNQRRGRKKAYTGTMKRKTNLPCRSSKRLSASKTGTIEEEPVQTEPETNSVKPSLAETLNEALGIEEEDVVEEAAVENNPNPYPSPNVPIKETYNKRVENNNNNQEQQQKQQQQQQQQQQQQQQQQQQQQQQQQKQQQQQKQQQQQQQQQQQQQQEQQQQQQEVDLYHQLGGSSSISISSSWPEMTKEPTWLMNPPPLDFSFKTTLGSNADEQGPVVQDYFQQEADAANKKVDLGAPGFTSFNFFQGNAAAPAPYNFLQTSPSISISSQSPPANPLFYSGIMPPPHQSPQNLMFPPASNNTQNHQSPSHPMYPHGGFGFGFQ; from the exons TATGCGCTATATTAACAGGAACAACATTACACAAGAGAGTCCTCAACAACCGGCTCAATGGAGCTCTCCTCAACAGCCAACTCCTCTACAACAGGTTCAGTGGAGCCCTCCTCAACAGCCAACTCCTCTACAGCCAACTCCACTACAACAGGTTCGGTGGAGCACTCCGCCACAGACAAGTCAGCAAGAGAGGGTGACCACAGAAGATGAAGCTAATAACGGAACATTGCCA ACAAATGAAATGCTGGACGGGTTGCCTTCTGGATGGAGAATCGAGGTCAAATCTTGTAAGAGTGGTGCACATAAAGGGAGAGAGTACAAG TCATACGTTGATCCATCAACTGGTCGGAAATTCTATTCAAAGCCGGAAGTGTTGCAGTATCTCAAAAGTGTAGAACATGGGGACATGACATTCAacagaaagaaaagaaaacgtGGTCCTAAAAATAGCTCTCCAGGCAAACCAAACGAACCAGTAGATGACTCACCTAGCAAACAGAAGCCAGATGATTCAATTAGCAAAGAAATGAACACCGCAGATGCTACTCCTTCTGAATTGACTGAGAGGACAGATGCTTCTCTTGACAAT GAAAATCGAACTCCTGGATGGCTGCCTTCTGGATGGAAAATAGAGTTGAAGACTAAAAAGAAGGGTAACAAATACAAG TGCTTTATTGATCCAACAACAGGGTTCAAATTCTATTCTAAGCCAGAagttttgatgtttttaaatgGGGGAGAGCGTGTTGCGTGGTCAAGGAAAAAGAattttttctctcatcgaaAACCAACAAAAAAG TTTGATGTTAATCAAGTTTCCAGGGACAATTTTGCTGAGGAACTTAAGGGTACCCCTAGTCGGGAAACAACAAATTCAAAGAGATTGTCCACTAAACAGAAGCAAAAAACTTTTAACAAAGACTTGGGGAAACAT GTTACTATTGAGCGGAGCACACCTGATAAGCTTCCTTCAGGTTGGATAAAGGAGATCAAGATTCAAACGGAAGGAAACAACATCAGAAAAGATCCG TTCTACACAGATCCTGTAAGTGGATATGTATTTCGTTCTCAAACTGACGCGCTTCGCTATCTGGAAACTGGAGACATCAATGCATGTGCAATCAGACCAAAGAAAAGGGATGAGTTGGATTGGCTAAGTGGAGATATCAAT TGTCATGTTAATCAAGTGACCGGGGACAAGTCTGCTGAAGAACTTAAGAGCCTCCCTTGTCTGGAAACAACAAATTCGGAGAGCTTGGCACAGAAGCAAGAAACTTTTGTCAAGAAATTGGGGAGAAAT ATTGTTATTGAGCGGGGCACACCTGATAAGCTTCCTTCAGGTTGGATAAAGGAGATCAAGGTTCAAATGAAAGGAAGCAATATCAGAAAAGACCCG TACTACACAGATCCTGTAAGTGGATATGTATTTCGTTCTCAAACTGATGCGCTGCGCTATCTGGAAACTGGAGACATCAATATATGTGCAATCAGACCAAAGAAAAGGGATGAATTGGATTGGCTAAATGGAGATATCAAT TCTTCAACGGCAGCTGGTAGTCAGAAATCGCAGGATGAAGATACTAAGAGAAAGCTTTTCGAAG GTAAACAAACTTCAATCTCAGGTAGTTTGGAAACAAAGAGTACCAAGCGATCCACAAGACAAAGCCTGCTCAGATCCTCTGAAAACAATGAGAAGGAAACTCCTGAAGGCAATTTGGAAGAGGAGAGGCCTAAAAATGACCCACACCCAAAATCTATGGCCTCAGGGATAACAGAAGCCAAGACTGAACTGCCGGCAGTGGATGGGAATCAAAGGAGAGGCAGAAAGAAAGCTTATACTGGTActatgaaaagaaaaacaaatttgcCTTGTCGTTCTTCAAAACGACTCTCGGCCTCCAAAACAGGAACAATTGAGGAGGAGCCGGTTCAAACAGAACCTGAAACTAATAGTGTGAAACCATCTCTGGCTGAGACACTGAATGAGGCATTGGGAATTGAAGAGGAGGATGTAGTGGAAGAAGCTGCTGTTGAAAATAATCCTAATCCTTATCCAAGTCCAAATGTACCAATAAAAGAAACTTACAACAAAAGGGTGgagaacaacaacaacaaccaggAGCAGCAAcagaagcagcagcagcagcagcagcagcagcagcagcagcagcagcagcagcagcaacagcaGCAACAGCAGCAACAGAAGCAACAGCAGCAACAGAAGCAACAGCAACAGCAgcaacagcagcagcagcagcaacaacaggagcagcagcagcagcagcaagaGGTGGACCTCTATCATCAATTAGGAGGATCatcatcaatatcaatatcaTCATCCTGGCCTGAGATGACTAAGGAACCAACTTGGCTAATGAATCCTCCCCCACTAGATTTCTCATTCAAGACTACTCTGGGAAGCAACGCCGACGAACAAGGCCCCGTTGTTCAGGATTACTTCCAACAAGAAGCTGATGCTGCAAATAAGAAAGTGGACTTGGGTGCGCCAGGTTTTACTTCGTTCAACTTTTTTCAAGGAAATGCTGCTGCCCCCGCCCCCTACAACTTTCTTCAGACCAGTCCGTCCATTAGTATCAGTAGCCAATCACCACCTGCAAATCCATTGTTCTACTCTGGAATTATGCCACCACCTCATCAGTCACCCCAAAATCTTATGTTCCCTCCTGCTAGTAACAACACTCAAAACCATCAGTCCCCTTCACATCCCATGTACCCACATGGCGGTTTTGGTTTCGGTTTCCAGTAG